In Pyricularia oryzae 70-15 chromosome 2, whole genome shotgun sequence, one genomic interval encodes:
- a CDS encoding DOM34-interacting protein 2 has product MVKSYLKYEHSKSFGLVSSSTSNIVWVGNESKGTGAGRVVTAANEEVLCWDVKKGELLSRWQDEKSKAQVTAIAQSKTDRDVFAVGYEDGSIRLWDSKIATIIVSFNGHRTAITHLAFDKSGTRLASGSKDTDVIVWDLVAEVGQYKLRGHKDQITGLCFIEPEPQTAEQEDAEEAQAMVVDNEGSEGFLLTTAKDSLIKLWDLSSRFCIETHVAQTNGECWALGVNPDFSCCVTAGNDGELKVWFIDLVALLSSTREVEVSHMGKILRDRGTLHRQSKDRAVEVRFHPRRDYFAVHGIEKSVEIWRIRSGAEVKKALARKRKRRREKQGAKGDAEKDVKEDADEAADDISKADVSDIFVLLVIVRTTGKTRSVDWALTHGTKDLQLVVGTTNNQIELWHVTTTKDKEKKSKKENAEDYTRALSIELPGHRADIRAIALSSDDRMLATAANGSLKIWNVRTQACIRTFECGYALCCAFLPGDKVVVVGTKTGELELFDVASTALLDSVTAHDGAIWSLHVHPDGRSVVTGSADKSAKFWDFRIVQEPVLGTTRTTPKLKLVQTRVLKVSDDILSLKFSPDAKMLAVALLDSTVKVFFADSLKLYLNLYGHKLPVLSMDISYDSKLIITSSADKNIKIWGLDFGDCHKSLFGHQDSVLQVAFIPHNAEGNGHHFFSTSKDRVIKYWDGDKFEQIQRLHGHHGEVWALAVSHSGNFIVSASHDKSIRVWEETDEQIFLEEEKEREIEELYEKTLTTSLERDEDAENEGEGDEVGAASKQTVETLMAGERIQEALELGLEDLNTVREWQQARKTTPNLAPPQRSPVFTALGDITAEAYVMSVLQKIKAAALHDALLVLPFAAVPALFAFVDIFARREMNTPLTCRILFFMLKAHHKQIVASRTMRAALDDIRESLRRSLKRQKDEMGYNIAALKVVGMQVRERSVKDYVDENWDKGNDVQAARKRTFVDVS; this is encoded by the exons ATGGTCAAATCTTACTT GAAGTACGAGCATTCCAAGTCCTTCGGTCTTGTCAGCTCGAGTACTTCAAATATCGTATGGGTTGGTAACGAATCCAAGGGTACAGGTGCCGGGCGCGTAGTCACAGCCGCGAACGAGGAGGTGCTATGCTGGGATGTCAAAAAGGGCGAGCTCTTGTCTCGATGGCAAGATGAAAAGTCCAAGGCGCAGGTGACCGCGATCGCCCAGAGCAAAACCGACCGAGACGTTTTCGCGGTCGGCTACGAAGATGGCAGCATCCGGTTGTGGGATAGCAAGATCGCGACAATCATTGTGAGCTTCAATGGCCACCGCACGGCAATCACACACCTAGCCTTTGACAAGTCCGGGACCCGACTTGCCAGTGGATCGAAAGACACCGATGTTATAGTCTGGGACCTGGTTGCGGAGGTTGGCCAATACAAGCTGCGCGGGCACAAGGATCAGATTACGGGGCTCTGCTTCATTGAGCCAGAGCCTCAAACCGCCGAGCAGGAGGATGCGGAGGAAGCCCAGGCAATGGTTGTTGACAATGAGGGATCTGAGGGTTTCCTTTTGACGACTGCGAAGGATTCACTGATCAAGCTGTGGGACCTTTCTTCAAGGTTCTGTATCGAAACCCATGTTGCTCAAACAAACGGAGAGTGCTGGGCGCTGGGCGTCAACCCGGATTTCAGCTGCTGCGTTACCGCTGGAAACGACGGCGAACTGAAAGTGTGGTTCATCGACCTGGTTGCTTTGCTGTCATCAACACGGGAAGTCGAGGTTTCCCATATGGGGAAAATACTTCGAGATCGTGGTACTTTGCATCGTCAAAGCAAGGACAGGGCGGTGGAGGTCAGATTCCACCCTCGGCGCGATTATTTTGCTGTACATGGCATTGAGAAGTCAGTCGAAATCTGGAGGATACGATCGGGAGCCGAAGTCAAGAAGGCTTTGGCTCGGAAACGCAAGAGAAGACGGGAGAAACAAGGAGCTAAAGGCGACGCAGAGAAAGATGTCAAAGAGGACGCAGACGAGGCGGCTGATGACATCTCAAAGGCTGACGTCTCAGACATATTTGTGCTGTTGGTTATCGTCAGAACCACAGGCAAGACCAGGTCAGTCGACTGGGCCTTGACACACGGTACCAAGGATCTGCAGCTAGTGGTCGGTACGACGAATAACCAAATCGAGCTTTGGCACGTCACGACTACAAAagacaaggagaagaagtccaagaaagaaaatgcCGAAGACTACACAAGAGCCCTTTCGATCGAGCTCCCGGGTCACAGGGCTGATATTCGAGCAATAGCTTTGAGCTCTGACGACAGGATGCTCGCTACAGCAGCCAACGGCAGTCTCAAGATATGGAACGTGCGGACACAGGCGTGCATCAGGACGTTTGAGTGTGGATATGCACTGTGCTGTGCTTTCTTGCCTGGAGACAAAGTTGTGGTCGTGGGTACCAAAACCGGCGAGCTGGAGCTGTTTGATGTGGCGTCTACCGCTCTTTTGGATAGCGTTACGGCACATGACGGAGCCATATGGTCTCTACACGTGCATCCGGATGGGCGATCTGTTGTGACGGGGAGCGCAGACAAGTCGGCCAAGTTCTGGGACTTTAGGATCGTCCAGGAGCCAGTCTTGGGCACCACAAGAACAACACCTAAGCTGAAGCTGGTCCAAACAAGAGTCCTCAAGGTGTCAGACGACATTTTGAGCCTCAAGTTCTCTCCCGACGCGAAAATGCTTGCTGTGGCTCTTCTTGACAGCACTGTCAAGGTCTTCTTTGCCGATTCCTTGAAACTATACCTTAATCTCTACGGCCACAAGCTTCCCGTGCTGAGCATGGATATATCCTACGACAGCAAGCTTATCATCACAAGTTCGGCAGACAAGAACATCAAGATATGGGGCCTTGACTTTGGTGACTGTCACAAGTCGCTGTTTGGTCACCAAGACAGTGTGCTCCAGGTTGCTTTCATACCACACAATGCGGAAGGAAATGGCCATCACTTCTTTAGCACCAGCAAAGATCGTGTCATCAAGTACTGGGATGGTGACAAATTTGAGCAGATTCAAAGGCTGCACGGCCACCACGGAGAAGTATGGGCGCTTGCGGTCAGTCACAGTGGAAACTTCATTGTGAGTGCGAGCCACGACAAGAGCATACGTGTATGGGAGGAGACGGACGAGCAGATCTTCCTCGAAGAAGAGAAGGAGAGGGAAATCGAAGAGCTTTACGAAAAGACGCTCACGACGTCTTTGGAGCGTGACGAGGATGCTGAGAATGAAggcgagggcgacgaggTCGGCGCAGCTAGTAAACAGACCGTCGAAACACTCATGGCAGGAGAGAGGATACAAGAAGCCTTAGAGTTGGGCTTGGAGGATCTCAACACTGTGAGGGAGTGGCAGCAAGCCCGCAAAACGACACCGAACCTAGCACCACCGCAACGCAGCCCCGTTTTCACGGCATTGGGAGACATCACTGCCGAGGCTTACGTGATGAGCGTGTTGCAAAAGATCAAAGCAGCCGCACTACACGACGCGCTTCTGGTGCTTCCCTTCGCAGCGGTGCCGGCTCTGTTTGCGTTTGTTGACATCTTTGCCAGGCGGGAGATGAACACACCACTGACTTGTCGGATACTGTTTTTCATGCTAAAGGCCCATCACAAGCAGATCGTGGCCAGCCGCACCATGCGTGCAGCGTTGGACGATATCCGGGAAAGCCTCCGACGTTCGTTGAAACGCCAAAAGGACGAGATGGGCTACAACATTGCCGCACTAAAGGTAGTGGGCATGCAAGTGCGTGAAAGGAGCGTCAAGGACTATGTGGACGAGAACTGGGATAAAGGAAACGATGTGCAGGCAGCGCGGAAGAGGACGTTTGTGGATGTGTCATAG
- a CDS encoding ATP synthase subunit 4: protein MASRLARTALGAARTRPSTAFAQRTALPALTSLTTARASSNVPTQDPKTKAQSLIDSLPGSSLVSKTAILSSAAGLSIFAISNEFYVVNEETVVAFCLLSVWGALIKFGGPMYSQWADSQSNKIKDILNAARADHTQAVKNRIENVQQMSGVIDITKSLFAVSKETAKLEAEAFELEQKTALAAEAKTVLDSWVRYESQIKQRQQKELAENIIAKVQKELENPKVLQQILQQSIADVEKIVSSKAQ, encoded by the exons ATGGCGTCCCGCTTGGCCAGAACTGCTCTCG GGGCTGCCCGCACCCGGCCCTCAACTGCCTTTGCCCAGCGCACCGCTCTCCCGGCCCTGACTTCGCTCACGACCGCCCGCGCCTCGTCGAACGTGCCGACCCAGGACCCCAAGACCAAGGCCCAGTCGCTCATCGACTCGCTGCCCGGCAGCTCGCTGGTCTCCAAGACGGCCATCCTGTCGTCGGCCGCCGGTCTTTCAATCTTCGCCATCTCCAACGAGTTCTACGTCGTCAATGAGGAGACCGTCGTCGCCTTCTGCCTCCTCAGCGTTTGGGGTGCGCTCATCAAGTTCGGTGGCCCCATGTACAGCCAGTGGGCCGACAGCCAGTCCAACAAGATCAAGGACATCCTGAACGCCGCCCGTGCGGACCACACCCAGGCTGTCAAGAACCGCATCGAGAACGTCCAGCAGATGTCTGGCGTTATTGACATCACCAAGTCTCTCTTTGCCGTCTCCAAG GAGACCGCCaagctcgaggccgaggcttTCGAGCTCGAGCAGAAGACCGCTCTGGCTGCTGAGGCCAAGACCGTCCTGGACTCATGGGTCCGCTACGAGAGCCAGATCAAGCAGCGCCAGCAGAAGGAGCTTGCTGAGAACATCATCGCCAAGGTCCAGAAGGAGCTTGAGAATCCCAAGGTTCTCCAGCAGATCCTTCAGCAGAGCATTGCTGACGTTGAGA AGATTGTCTCGTCCAAGGCGCAATAG
- a CDS encoding CCCH zinc finger protein, whose translation MSSAEDQDLLARIGQLAGQINRHKSQQAGVGDSAPAPNPTPSHHYHPYHSAGHASQPWGRGRGSYRSRGARGGHVAPHRHRTLILNTNTTSDVTGDGTKSGAPQSAGLASASSPFSTSPSWVTKKDRNLQLINSAVYERESLARSIGAAEARRQKFKMLNQRERAKLLRHFQSGSHATMARPATNASATQYEVIIEGIKFHVAKNGSKLVKVADNNAPKATPKQAVVGGVKFLRSRNGNMVRHDIVKAQRQNGPVRKVQTPCRMFSTTGSCTKGPLCRYQHDPLKVAICKDFLLKGDCIGGDSCDLSHEPTPERTPACLHFAKGNCNNPQCRYTHVQVTPGSLVCRDFGIYGYCNKGSNCEDRHVFECPDFSNTGHCKIKGCKLTHRERASVLRKAVASKDEDDSEMEDVSSDEDDESVDSNDVDSDAVDEFLGEDEKSDVDPDEFKEYIQL comes from the exons ATGTCCTCCGCCGAAGATCAAGATCTTTTGGCGCGTATCGGTCAACTCGCTG GCCAAATAAACCGACACAAAAGCCAACAGGCGGGCGTCGGAGACTCGGCCCCGGCCCCAAATCCGACACCTTCTCACCACTACCATCCTTACCACT CGGCTGGCCATGCCTCCCAGCCATGGGGCCGTGGTCGTGGAAGTTATCGGTCGCGGGGAGCCCGTGGTGGACACGTAGCGCCGCATCGCCACAGGACACTCATTCTCAACACCAACACCACGAGCGACGTTACGGGTGACGGAACCAAGAGTGGCGCCCCCCAGTCTGCAGGCCTCGCGTCAGCGTCGTCTCCTTTTAGCACATCCCCTTCTTGGGTAACGAAAAAAGATCGGAACCTCCAACTCATCAATTCGGCAGTCTACGAACGAGAATCTTTGGCGCGGTCAATAGGGGCGGCAGAGGCGAGGCGACAGAAGTTCAAGATGCTTAACCAACGAGAGCGAGCTAAGCTCCTTCGTCATTTTCAGAGTGGCAGCCACGCAACTATGGCTCGACCTGCAACTAATGCCTCGGCCACGCAGTACGAAGTTATCATTGAGGGAATCAAGTTTCACGTGGCAAAAAATGGCAGCAAACTGGTGAAGGTTGCCG ACAACAATGCCCCCAAGGCCACGCCCAAGCAAGCCGTGGTCGGTGGTGTCAAGTTTCTTCGGAGTCGCAACGGCAACATGGTCAGACATGATATTGTCAAGGCACAACG GCAAAACGGCCCTGTCCGCAAAGTCCAAACACCTTGCAGGATGTTTTCAACAACCG GTTCTTGTACCAAAGGTCCCCTTTGCCGGTATCAGCATGACCCCTTGAAAGTTGCCATTTGCAAGGACTTCCTACTCAAGGGTGACTGCATAGGCGGCGACTCGTGTGATCTTTCACACGAGCCCACGCCAGAGCGAACCCCTGCGTGTCTGCACTTTGCCAAAGGCAACTGCAATAACCCCCAATGCAGGTATACTCACGTGCAGGTAACTCCAGGTTCGCTAGTCTGTCGGGACTTTGGCATCTATGGCTACTGCAACAAGGGCTCCAACTGTGAAGATCGACACGTGTTTGAGTGCCCCGACTTTAGCAACACAGGTCATTGTAAGATCAAGGGATGTAAGCTGACCCATCGGGAGCGGGCGAGCGTTCTTCGCAAGGCGGTAGCCAGCAAGGATGAAGACGACTCGGAAATGGAGGATGTGTCGAGcgatgaggacgacgaaTCGGTCGACAGCAATGACGTCGATTCAGATGCCGTGGATGAGTTCCTGGGCGAAGACGAAAAATCCGACGTTGATCCTGATGAATTCAAGGAGTATATCCAGCTGTAA
- a CDS encoding cystathionine gamma-synthase codes for MINSKMHPETKPQETSASADVRSGPAALEAAFPQHALSLTSRAMHADDYINNHRAVAPPMHVSTTYRYTDDPDKLTYWGNVDPNAPYDSHVYSRETAPNTTRLEAILTSLLGGPSLSYGSGLAAFHAMLTMLNPRRIAIGGGYHGCHGVIRLMNRLTGVEQLTLAPEDLEKLQAGDVLHVETPLNPTGEARDLEHYASIAKAKGAILTVDATFAPPPLLEPFVFGTDIVMHSGTKYFGGHSDMLCGVLSINPQRKSEGWFEKLFEDRLFLGSVMGSMEGWLGVRSLRTLELRVQRQSSTTDELVAWLASATGPDPASPLGGLLRRVQHASLQPEAADPNSWLRRQMPRGFGPVFSIYLDSEDHAKRLPGKLHLFHHATSLGGVESLIEWRAMTDPNLDKALLRVSIGIEALEDLKADFVQGFRALIEEDKTRS; via the exons ATGATCAACAGCAAGATGCATCCCGAAACCAAACCACAGGAAACTAGTGCCAGCGCCGACGTCCGTTCGGGCCCGGCGGCGCTGGAGGCGGCGTTTCCGCAACATGCACTTTCCCTAACGTCGCGTGCCATGCACGCCGATGACTACATCAACAACCACCGTGCCGTCGCCCCTCCGATGCACGTCAGCACCACCTACCGCTACACAGACGACCCGGATAAGCTCACGTACTGGGGCAATGTAGAT CCTAACGCCCCCTACGACTCCCACGTCTACTCGCGCGAGACGGCACCCAACACGACTCGGCTCGAGGCCATCCTCACGTCCCTGCTGGGAGGGCCGTCGCTGTCGTACGGCTCGGGCCTCGCGGCCTTCCACGCCATGCTCACCATGCTCAACCCGCGCCGCATCGCCATCGGCGGCGGCTACCACGGCTGCCACGGCGTCATCCGCCTGATGAATCGGCTCACGGGCGTCGAGCAGCTCACCCTCGCCCCCGAGGACCTCGAAAAGCTCCAGGCGGGCGACGTACTGCACGTCGAGACCCCGCTGAATCCCACGGGCGAGGCCCGCGACCTGGAGCACTACGCCTCCatcgccaaggccaagggcgCCATCTTGACGGTCGACGCGACCTTTGCCCCGCCGCCTCTGCTGGAGCCGTTTGTTTTTGGTACTGACATAGTCATGCACAGCGGGACCAAGTACTTTGGCGGCCACTCGGACATGCTCTGTGGCGTGCTCTCCATCAACCCCCAGCGCAAGTCCGAGGGCTGGTTTGAGAAGCTCTTCGAGGACCGTCTCTTCCTCGGGTCCGTCATGGGGAGCATGGAGGGCTGGTTGGGCGTGCGCAGCCTGAGGACGTTGGAGCTTCGCGTCCAGAGGCAGAGCAGTACCACAGATGAGCTTGTTGCCTGGCTTGCCTCGGCGACTGGACCGGACCCGGCGTCACCCCTGGGCGGCCTGTTGAGAAGAGTACAGCACGCAAGCCTCCAACCCGAGGCCGCAGACCCGAATTCGTGGCTGCGAAGGCAGATGCCTCGTGGCTTTGGGCCCGTCTTCTCCATCTACCTTGACAGCGAAGATCACGCCAAGCGGCTCCCCGGAAAGCTGCACCTGTTCCATCATGCCACAAGTCTGGGTGGCGTCGAATCACTGATTGAGTGGCGCGCCATGACGGACCCGAATCTCGACAAGGCTCTGCTGAGAGTCAGCATCGGTATTGAGGCGCTTGAGGATCTCAAAGCTGATTTTGTTCAAGGATTCCGTGCCCTCATTGAAGAGGACAAGACCAGAAGCTGA
- a CDS encoding nucleolar complex protein 4 has protein sequence MGKPTAPAASKRKRSEAVDGPKKRARSESSDESGEDQQAQILLLEESILESKKNYNNIVTLISLAQKEDDEDAVVAAVSTCRVFLRLLSQGALRRKGSEKDAVVANWLRERLGDYKDVLQRLLQQEDLGSTALTLAMRLLKAEASATNKDSEEYTFPRTFLAQIVAGIISPGRSAEELRNEFLEKYVNENADVRFYTFRAVSEFLGSQATPLSTECFDGAFHLLSHIEGASQSNKDLDTFYLDPPKKTSHAVLSAAQHKKHAQEAWSKLLGTGLDKEQKKQVLSIISRVIAPWYSKPEMLMDFLTDSFNEGGSVSLLALSGVFYLIQERNLDYPAFYPKLYSLLNADMMHSKHRSRFFRLLDTFLNSSHLPAQLVASFIKRLARLCLNAPPSAIVAVIPWFYNLFKKHPLCTFMMHREPRTEEERKALEEGGLDDPFLPDEMDPMETGAIDSCLWEIVQLQSHYHPNVATIAKIISEQFTKQFYNLEDFLDHSYGSLLDGEITKEIKKAPVVEFQIPKRILLPQDPDSEQPNSLLVKLWDFS, from the exons ATGGGCAAACCCACGGCCCCAGCAGCAAGCAAGAGGAAGCGGTCCGAGGCCGTCGACGGTCCAAAGAAGCGCGCACGATCCGAAAGCAGCGACGAATCCGGAGAGGACCAACAGGCTCAGATTCTGCTGCTGGAGGAGAGCATATTGGAGTCGAAGAAAAACTACAACAACATCGTGACATTGATCTCGCTCGCCCAAAAGGAGGACGACGAAGATGCGGTAGTTGCTGCGGTCTCTACCTGTCGCGTCTTCCTGAGGTTGCTTTCCCAAGGCGCCTTGCGGCGCAAAGGCTCCGAGAAGGACGCCGTGGTTGCGAACTGGCTCCGGGAGAGGCTGGGGGACTACAAGGATGTGCTGCAGAGGCTGTTGCAACAGGAGGATCTGGGGTCGACCGCCCTGACGCTTGCAATGAGGTTGCTGAAGGCCGAGGCATCTGCCACAAACAAGGACAGCGAGGAGTACACCTTCCCTCGGACATTTCTGGCCCAGATAGTGGCCGGCATAATCTCCCCGGGCCGTTCTGCTGAAGAACTGCGGAACGAATTTCTTGAGAAATATGTAAACGAGAACGCCGACGTTCGCTTTTACACTTTCAGGGCAGTCTCGGAGTTCCTTGGGTCGCAAGCAACGCCACTCAGCACAGAATGCTTTGATGGCGCATTCCATCTACTATCTCACATTGAAGGGGCGTCACAGTCAAATAAGGACCTGGACACCTTCTACCTCGACCCGCCAAAAAAGACGTCACATGCGGTTCTTTCGGCTGCACAGCACAAGAAGCACGCCCAAGAAGCTTGGTCGAAGCTTCTTGGGACGGGACTTGACAAGGAGCAGAAGAAGCAGGTTCTGTCAATAATCTCTAGGGTGATTGCGCCATGGTACTCAAAACCTGAGATGCTCATGGACTTCCTCACCGACAGCTTCAACGAAGGTGGCTCGGTTTCCTTGCTGGCACTTTCTGGCGTTTTCTACCTCATCCAAGAGCGGAATCTCGACTACCCGGCATTCTACCCCAAGCTCTACTCCCTTTTGAATGCGGATATGATGCACTCAAAGCACCGCTCACGCTTCTTCCGTCTCCTTGACACCTTCCTCAACTCCTCTCACCTTCCCGCACAGCTGGTCGCCAGCTTCATCAAGAGACTGGCCAGGCTGTGTTTGAACGCTCCGCCGAGCGCCATTGTAGCCGTTATCCCCTGGTTCTACAACCTTTTCAAGAAGCACCCACTATGCACCTTTATGATGCACCGTGAGCCGCGCACAGAAGAGGAGAGGAAAGCGTTGGAGGAAGGCGGGCTGGACGATCCTTTCCTGCCAGACGAGATGGACCCAATGGAAACCGGTGCCATTGACAGCTGCTTGTGGGAGATTGTTCAGCTGCAATCTCACTACCATCCAAATGTGGCAACAATCGCCAAAATCATATCAGAGCAGTTCACAAAGCAATTCTACAACCTGGAGGACTTCCTTGATCACTCGTACGGCAGT CTCCTGGATGGTGAGATTACAAAGGAGATCAAGAAGGCTCCTGTGGTTGAGTTCCAAATCCCCAAGAGGATACTTTTGCCCCAGGATCCAGACTCTGAGCAGCCCAATAGCTTACTGGTGAAGCTTTGGGACTTTTCATGA
- a CDS encoding ARP2/3 complex 34 kDa subunit, with amino-acid sequence MLLLDYQNVLIQSVLTERFSGAPPVSIDQTVSDFDGVIFHISTPESKTKILVSLQIRCYKDLVKYGAEDVLNREYGQYVVPPEPGYDFSVMVDLENLPSEPEAREELVKKISLLKRNAMAAPFEHAYAEHYKLKEEASKYTSEEAPQGIREGGEVMAIHYREEEAIYVKASFDRVTVIFSTIFREETDRVYGKVFIQEFVDARRRAIQNAPQVLFRNDPPLELQGVPGVKDTGTGEIGYVTFVLFPRHLTPQRMPDVISHIQTFRDYFHYHIKASKAYIHTRMRRRTADFLQVLRRARPDSEEKERKTASGRTFKVQGN; translated from the exons ATGCTTCTCCTCGACTATCAAAATGTGCTGATTCAATCGGTGCTTACCGAGAGATTCTCCGG CGCGCCTCCCGTATCGATCGATCAGACCGTCTCCGACTTTGACGGTGTTATCTTCCACATTTCCACTCCAGAGTCCAAGACCAAGATACTTGTCTCGCTCCAGATACGATGCTACAAGGATCTGGTCAAGTACGGCGCCGAGGATGTCTTGAACCGTGAATATGGACAATATGTTGTCCCTCCCGAGCCCGGTTATGATTTCTCTGTTATGGTGGATCTGGAAAACCTTCCAAGCGAACCTG AAGCACGCGAGGAGCTCGTCAAGAAGATCTCATTACTCAAGCGCAATGCCATGGCGGCACCCTTCGAGCACGCATATGCTGAGCATTACAAGCTGAAGGAGGAGGCGTCCAAGTACACATCCGAAGAGGCACCGCAAGGCATCCGTGAGGGAGGCGAGGTCATGGCCATCCACTAccgcgaggaggaggccatCTACGTCAAGGCCAGTTTCGATCGTGTGACCGTCATCTTCAGCACCATCTTCCGCGAGGAGACGGACCGAGTGTATGGCAAGGTCTTTATCCAGGAGTTTGTTGATGCCCGCCGTCGCGCGATCCAGAATGCGCCGCAGGTCCTCTTCCGCAACGACCCGCCGCTTGAGCTTCAGGGAGTGCCTGGAGTCAAGGACACCGGCACGGGCGAGATTGGCTATGTGACCTTTG TGCTCTTCCCGAGACATCTTACACCGCAGCGTATGCCCGATGTCATCTCCCACATTCAGACGTTCCGCGACTACTTCCACTACCACATCAAGGCTTCTAAG GCCTACATTCATACCCGCATGAGGCGACGAACTGCCGACTTCCTCCAAG TGCTCCGGAGAGCAAGGCCCGATAGCGAGGAGAAAGAGCGGAAAACGGCAAGCGGCAGGACTTTCAAGGTGCAGGGTAACTAA